From the Oryza glaberrima chromosome 5, OglaRS2, whole genome shotgun sequence genome, one window contains:
- the LOC127773047 gene encoding AAA-ATPase At3g50940-like — MSWSGDYEKYMATAAAVAGTAMVVRGVVSELVPDELREMLRSAARGIRARVSSTHTVVIDETEGLSTNQIYDAARTYLAARINTDMQRLRASRVDDAQGIMITMDQGEEMLDVHDGVEYTWRLVSRETAAAATAHAAPYGIGGGGAANRRGRSRFEVKSFEVSFHKKHKEKALRSYLPFVIDTAKAMNDKHRNLKMHMIEYDAWTAVDLRHPSTFDTLAMDHSLKHSVMYDLERFVKRKDYYRRIGRAWKRGYLLYGPPGTGKSSLIAAMANYLKFDIYDLELTEVKSNSDLRRLLVGMSNRSILVVEDIDCTIDLQQRDEGEIKRAKPTYSGEENEDKVTLSGLLNFVDGLWSTSGEERIIVFTTNYRERLDPALLRPGRMDMHIHMGYCTREAFRVLASNYHNVENHAMYPEIEQLIEEVLTTPAEVAEVLMRNDDVDVALQVLAEFLKAKRNEAGETKAENKNGNQKINKYEQSMV; from the exons ATGTCGTGGTCCGGCGACTACGAGAAGtacatggcgacggcggcggccgtggccggGACGGCCATGGTGGTGCGCGGCGTGGTGAGCGAGCTGGTCCCCGACGAGCTGCGCGAGATGCTCcggtcggcggcgcggggcaTCCGGGCGCGCGTCTCGTCGACCCACACCGTGGTCATCGACGAGACGGAGGGGCTCTCCACCAACCAGATCTACGACGCCGCCCGCACCTACCTCGCCGCGCGGATCAACACCGACATGCAGCGCCTCCGCGCCAGCCGCGTCGACGACGCCCAGGGCATCATGATCACCATGGACCAGGGCGAGGAAATGCTCGACGTCCACGACGGCGTCGAGTACACCTGGCGCCTCGTCTCCcgcgaaaccgccgccgccgccaccgcccacgccgccccctacggcatcggcggcggcggcgccgccaacaGGAGGGGCCGCAGCCGCTTCGAGGTCAAGTCCTTCGAGGTGAGCTTCCACAAGAAGCACAAGGAGAAGGCGCTCAGGTCGTACCTCCCCTTCGTCATCGACACGGCCAAGGCCATGAACGACAAGCACAGGAACCTCAAGATGCACATGATCGAGTACGACGCCTGGACCGCTGTCGACCTGCGCCACCCCTCCACCTTCGACACGCTCGCCATGGATCACAGCCTCAAGCACTCCGTCATGTACGATCTTGAGAGGTTCGTCAAGAGGAAAGACTACTACAGGAGGATTGGCAGGGCGTGGAAGAGGGGTTACCTGCTCTACGGCCCACCTGGCACCGGCAAGTCCAGCCTcatcgccgccatggccaactACCTCAAGTTTGACATCTACGATCTTGAGCTCACCGAGGTCAAGTCCAACTCTGACCTCCGGAGGCTGCTCGTCGGGATGAGCAACCGGTCCATCCTCGTCGTTGAAGACATTGACTGCACCATCGACCTGCAGCAACGGGACGAAGGAGAGATCAAGCGTGCCAAGCCCACCTATTCAGGAGAAGAAAACGAAGACAAG GTGACACTATCTGGACTGCTCAACTTTGTCGACGGTCTGTGGTCAACCAGCGGCGAGGAGAGGATCATCGTCTTCACAACAAACTACAGAGAGCGGCTTGACCCAGCATTGCTGCGCCCTGGCAGGATGGACATGCACATCCACATGGGGTATTGCACTCGAGAGGCTTTCCGAGTTCTGGCTAGCAACTACCACAATGTCGAAAACCATGCCATGTACCCAGAAATCGAGCAGCTGATAGAGGAGGTGCTGACAACGCCTGCGGAGGTTGCAGAGGTCCTAATGAGGAATGATGATGTCGATGTCGCGCTTCAGGTTCTTGCTGAGTTTCTGAAGGCGAAGAGGAATGAAGCCGGAGAGACCAAGGCTGAAAACAAGAATGGAAATCagaagataaataaatatgagCAGTCAATGGTGTAA
- the LOC127773046 gene encoding AAA-ATPase At3g50940-like, whose amino-acid sequence MASYDKAIESYKKAITTAASVAASVMLVRSVVNELVPYEVRDVLFSSLGYLRSQISSQHTIIIEETEGWSHNHVYNAVRAYLATRINTNVQRLRVSSMDESSEKMVVTMEEGEELVDMHEGTEFKWCLISRSISADPNNGNGSGQREVRSYELSFHRKHKEKALKSYLPFIIATAKAIKDQERILQIYMNEYSDSWSPIDLHHPSTFDTLAMDQKLKQSIIDDLDRFIKRKDYYKRIGKAWKRGYLLYGPPGTGKSSLIAAMANHLKFDIYDLELTEVHSNSELRRLLVGMTNRSILVVEDIDCSIELKQREAGEERTKSNSTEEDKGEDKVTLSGLLNFVDGLWSTSGEERIIIFTTNYKERLDQALLRPGRMDMHIHMGYCTPEAFRILASNYHSIDYHVTYPEIEELIKEVMVTPAEVAEALMRNDDTDVALLGLLELLKSKIKDASETKAESKDANKQTEENKDDKAMENKNDSSTDECT is encoded by the exons ATGGCGTCCTACGACAAGGCCATCGAGTCATACAAGAAGGCCATCACAACCGCTGCATCCGTTGCAGCGTCTGTGATGCTGGTCCGCAGCGTCGTGAACGAGCTGGTTCCATACGAGGTGCGTGATGTGCTGTTTTCCAGCCTCGGCTACCTGCGTTCACAAATTTCATCTCAGCACACAATCATCATCGAGGAGACTGAGGGCTGGTCCCACAACCACGTCTACAACGCGGTGCGGGCTTACCTTGCAACACGCATCAACACCAACGTGCAGCGCCTGCGAGTCAGCAGCATGGATGAATCTTCTGAGAAGATGGTTGTCACCATGGAGGAAGGTGAAGAGCTGGTTGATATGCATGAGGGAACAGAATTCAAATGGTGCTTAATCTCACGTAGCATCTCAGCCGACCCCAACAATGGCAATGGCAGCGGCCAACGTGAGGTCCGCTCCTATGAGCTGAGCTTCCACAGGAAGCACAAGGAGAAAGCCCTGAAATCATACCTCCCATTCATCATTGCTACAGCCAAGGCCATAAAAGACCAGGAAAGAATTCTCCAGATATACATGAATGAATACTCAGACTCATGGTCTCCAATTGATCTCCACCACCCATCCACATTCGACACGCTTGCCATGGACCAGAAGCTGAAACAGTCAATTATTGACGACCTTGATAGGTTCATCAAGAGAAAAGATTACTACAAGAGGATTGGCAAGGCATGGAAGAGGGGTTACCTGCTGTATGGTCCACCAGGGACTGGCAAGTCCAGCTTGATCGCAGCCATGGCGAATCATCTCAAGTTTGACATATATGATCTTGAGCTGACTGAGGTCCATTCCAACTCGGAGCTCAGAAGGCTTCTAGTCGGGATGACCAACCGGTCCATTCTTGTTGTTGAGGACATTGACTGTAGCATCGAACTGAAACAACGGGAGGCAGGGGAGGAACGTACCAAGTCCAACTCTACAGAAGAAGACAAGGGAGAAGACAAA GTAACATTATCCGGCTTGCTCAATTTTGTTGATGGGCTGTGGTCAACAAGTGGAGAGGAAAGGATCATCATCTTCACGACCAATTACAAGGAGCGTCTTGATCAAGCACTTCTGCGGCCTGGCAGGATGGACATGCACATTCACATGGGGTACTGCACCCCAGAGGCTTTCCGGATTCTTGCCAGCAACTACCACTCGATCGACTATCATGTCACATATCCAGAGATCGAGGAGCTGATCAAGGAGGTGATGGTGACGCCCGCGGAGGTCGCTGAGGCTCTCATGAGAAATGATGATACTGATGTTGCGCTCCTTGGTCTACTGGAGCTCCTAAAGTCAAAGATAAAAGATGCCAGTGAGACCAAGGCTGAAAGCAAGGATGCAAATAAGCAGACGGAGGAGAATAAAGATGACAAAGCGATGGAGAACAAAAATGACTCCTCAACTGATGAATGCACTTAG
- the LOC127773048 gene encoding uncharacterized protein LOC127773048 → MGGGDASGGDGPEQELKRAAAAAYNYEGDARWAEYWSNILVPPHLASRPDVVDHYKRKFYQRYIDRDLVVEPMSSTGSTQPSGPEVRSSSSSSSENVRARSSGSSSRSAAPPPPPPQTDSATNPLRFDARTIHFSINAWVLVVAGLGMLPILPKHLADRACKLSLLGTILSSAYSLYSTYGKPRAWNMPAVQGWLQAVLGTKDFIHLMFSLMLFTSQLHLKIAALPVFCWALDHVARFLRRNFARSSFYRSYLEEPCLWVETNNTTLSLLSSNAEIALGFLLIISLFSWQRSIIQTFMYWQVLKQMYHAPVTASYHQSAWAKIGRIVNPYIHRYAPFLNTPISAAQRWWFR, encoded by the exons ATGGGAGGGGGAgacgccagcggcggcgacgggccgGAGCAGGAGCTGAAGcgggctgctgcggcggcgtaCAACTACGAGGGCGACGCGCGCTGGGCGGAGTACTGGTCCAACATCCTCGTCCCCCCTCACCTCGCCTCCCGCCCCGACGTCGTCGACCACTACAAGCGCAAGTTCTACCAGCGATACATC GATCGTGATTTGGTGGttgagccgatgtcatccaCTGGTTCCACCCAGCCAAGCGGACCAGAAGTAAGGTCTTCGTCCTCCTCATCCAGTGAGAATGTCAGGGCCCGTAGTTCAG GATCAAGTTCCAGATCAGCTGCACCACCGCCCCCACCGCCACAAACAGACAGTGCTACAAATCCCTTACGGTTTGATGCACGGACCATACACTTCTCCATTAATGCTTGG GTACTTGTTGTTGCTGGTCTGGGGATGCTTCCAATTTTGCCAAAACATCTTGCAGATAGAGCCTGCAAACTTTCATTGCTGGGAACAATACTCTCCTCTGCATACTCTCTATACAGCACTTATGGG AAACCAAGAGCATGGAACATGCCTGCAGTCCAGGGTTGGTTGCAAGCTGTACTTGGAACCAAGGATTTTATCCATTTGATGTTCTCTCTTATGCTCTTCACGTCTCAGTTGCACTTAAAAA TTGCTGCACTACCTGTGTTCTGCTGGGCACTTGATCATGTTGCTAGATTCCTAAGGCGTAATTTTGCTCGCTCATCCTTCTATAG GAGTTACTTGGAGGAACCCTGTCTTTGGGTAGAGACAAATAACACTACACTCAGTCTCCTCAGTTCAAATGCTGAGATTGCCTTGGGTTTTCTTCTGATCATATCACTTTTCTC GTGGCAACGTAGCATAATTCAGACATTCATGTACTGGCAG GTGTTGAAGCAGATGTACCATGCTCCTGTAACCGCTAGCTACCACCAGAGCGCGTGGGCGAAAATTGGCCGGATTGTCAACCCGTACATCCATCGCTATGCACCATTCCTCAATACACCCATTTCTGCAGCCCAAAGATGGTGGTTCAGGTAG
- the LOC127775186 gene encoding RNA polymerase sigma factor sigC, with the protein MGLQMMRGRPCAPCCSSSSSSSSSSSSSSWMPSKHPHAPLSRRKISSESLRALALHLLLKRRKYQNGDISRISASSSGVLEITENKSNNKADAERKILDDALDRKPQIDWVEEDISSWMDKSYTSSNLEYNLLMQNIQVLESSLAGKDLVRLERDILVHIERLGALKSFNASISRATLTQTYESEFSLPGDIIKLDPEIPLEEQNDVVIVRSGKSQERKLKRMKASEKGSRVSVKTPSRKSKKSSSSQFIAEWKNYPGRRRSIVREQSALLVTIKECANLEKIRENLLKDGSEVSHASWAKAAGIDEALLRSRLQEGYCCRERLLVTTEWLVKYIAKTYAGMGTAFEDLLQAGKMGVLNGAEKFDSQKGCKFSTYVKYWIRKAMLALLAENSGVIQLPARMEGIIRKVREARRAIRYNTGRNPPDAEIAALIGVSVANVRLARKCSRRVVSLYTEIGVGQNAKFVEVTPDTSLEAPDEAMFRMQLRERLLHVLDRLPPREGHVLKLRHGLEDGKCRSLEQIGSIYHVSKEWIRKIEKSAMSKLRNDDVHNELKDFCGF; encoded by the exons ATGGGTTTGCAGATGATGCGTGGTAGGCCCTGCGCCCCGTgctgttcgtcgtcgtcgtcctcctcctcctcctcttcctcctcgtcctgGATGCCCTCCAAGCATCCTCACGCGCCAT TGAGTCGAAGGAAAATCTCATCTGAGTCACTTAGAGCATTGGCCTTGCACCTCTTGCTCAAACGTCGGAAATACCAAAATGGGGATATCTCAAGGATTTCAGCATCTTCGTCCGGTGTGCTTGAAATCACCGAGAACAAGTCCAATAACAAG GCTGATGCAGAAAGAAAGATCCTTGATGATGCTCTTGACAGAAAGCCGCAGATTGACTGGGTTGAAGAAGATATCTCTTCTTGGATGGATAAGAGTTACACAAGCAGCAATTTGGAGTATAACTTATTAATGCAAAACATTCAGGTCTTAGAAAGTAGTTTGGCTGGTAAAGACTTGGTAAGGCTGGAAAGAGATATCCTTGTACATATCGAACGGCTGGGAGCTTTGAAATCATTCAACGCGTCTATCTCCAGGGCCACTCTAACACAAACATATGAATCAGAGTTTTCACTTCCTGGGGATATTATTAAGCTTGATCCAGAGATTCCTCTCGAGGAGCAAAATGATGTGGTAATTGTTCGAAGTGGGAAAAGTCAAGAGAGGAAACTGAAAAGAATGAAAGCATCAGAAAAGGGCTCTCGGGTCTCCGTGAAAACACCCTCACGAAAATCAAAGAAGTCCAGTAGTAGTCAATTTATAGCTGAGTGGAAAAACTATCCAGGCCGAAGAAGGAGCATTGTACGAGAACAATCAGCATTGCTGGTTACTATCAAG GAGTGTGCAAACCTTGAGAAAATAAGAGAAAACTTGTTGAAGGATGGGAGTGAAGTCAGCCATGCAAGCTGGGCCAAGGCAGCTGGAATTGATGAAGCATTGTTGAGGAGTAGGCTGCAAGAAGGTTACTGCTGCCGAGAGAGATTACTGGTAACCACCGAGTGGCTAGTCAAGTACATTGCAAAGACATACGCTGGAATGGGAACAGCTTTTGAGGATCTACTGCAG GCTGGGAAAATGGGTGTCCTTAATGGTGCTGAGAAATTCGACAGCCAAAAAGGATGCAAGTTCTCAACTTATGTGAAGTACTGGATAAGGAAAGCAATGTTAGCACTTCTTGCTGAAAACTCTGGAGTAATCCAACTGCCC GCAAGGATGGAGGGTATAATTCGTAAGGTCAGGGAAGCGAGAAGGGCGATTCGCTACAACACAGGGAGGAACCCACCAGATGCAGAAATCGCAGCCCTCATCGGTGTATCAGTTGCCAATGTTAGGTTGGCACGGAAATGCTCTCGTCGAGTTGTGTCGCTTTACACAGAGATCGGAGTTGGACAGAATGCAAAATTTGTG GAAGTGACTCCGGACACATCTTTAGAAGCTCCAGATGAGGCTATGTTCCGGATGCAGTTGAGAGAGAGACTGCTTCATGTCCTGGACAGGCTCCCCCCAAGAGAAGGGCACGTACTGAAGCTGCGGCACGGGCTGGAAGATGGGAAATGCAGGTCCCTGGAGCAGATTGGGAGCATTTACCATGTCTCCAAGGAGTGGATAAGGAAAATAGAGAAGTCGGCCATGTCCAAGCTGAGGAACGACGACGTGCATAATGAACTCAAGGACTTCTGTGGATTCTAG
- the LOC127773107 gene encoding transcription factor MYBS3-like, protein MHAIMARRCSGDYSTAGQRAGEEGGGGGGAGLRLFGVQLHAAAASSPASYLHKSYSMDCLRLQVSSPSSLQSSSSSPSPLTSSLLLSIDEGCERPAADGYLSDGPHGAAATMRERKKGVPWSEQEHRLFLAGLEKLGKGDWRGISRSFVTTRTPTQVASHAQKFFLRHNSAAKKTNNKRRSSLFDMVQDCDSGGRSLASSDPATRCNNNISASLSLQVSHHKSGDSAWPSSETPSVSEAQQGHGYGTSHHCSPLDLELGMSLSTTPSIGT, encoded by the exons ATGCACGCCATCATGGCGAGGCGATGCTCTGGTGACTACTCGACTGCAGGCCaacgagccggcgaggagggcggcggcggcggcggcgccgggctacGGCTGTTCGGGGTGCAGCTCCATGCTGCGGCGgccagctcgccggcgtcctACTTGCACAAGAGTTACAGCATGGATTGCCTGCGGCTGCaggtttcttctccttcctccttgcagtcgtcgtcgtcgtcgccgtcgccgttgacgTCCTCGTTGTTGCTGTCCATCGACGAGGGCTGCGAGAGGCCAGCCGCCGACGGCTACCTCTCCGACGGGCCTCACGGCGCGGCGGCAACCATGCGGGAGAGGAAGAAAG GAGTTCCATGGAGCGAGCAGGAGCACAGGCTGTTCCTGGCGGGGCTGGAGAAGCTGGGCAAGGGCGACTGGCGAGGCATCTCCCGGAGCTTCGTCACCACCAGGACGCCCACCCAGGTAGCCAGCCATGCCCAGAAGTTCTTCCTCCGCCACAACAGCGCCGCCaagaagaccaacaacaagCGCCGCTCCAGCCTCTTCGACATG GTTCAGGATTGTGACAGTGGAGGAAGATCTCTCGCCTCATCCGATCCTGCCACTCGCTGCAACAACAACATCTCTGCTTCTCTGTCTCTCCAAGTTTCGCACCACAAATCAGGTGACAGTGCGTGGCCTTCGTCAGAAACACCATCAGTTTCAGAAGCACAACAAGGTCATGGATACGGCACTAGTCACCATTGCTCTCCGCTGGACCTGGAGCTGGGCATGTCCCTGTCCACCACGCCATCCATCGGAACCTAG